One region of Candidatus Bathyarchaeota archaeon genomic DNA includes:
- a CDS encoding glycosyltransferase — MYKFNKKAILGYVILYLTLVILTFMYISRVSVYEWNWLYSILLIYGVVVTPFLIFRFAVTYSYKPVPDLGYRPKISVIVPVYNEESGIASTIDSILDSDYPKDKLELVVIDDKSKDKSLEVINKKRAQRNFILVAHEKNLGKRHAMATGIKKCTGDVLVCIDSDTIVKPDAIKMLVQPFTDPQVYCVCGNGVVANESDPKINNTLTRLQKVWYADSFRIRKGVESIFGIVICCSGVLSAYRKEKFQQVVDEWLNEKFLGHDVVSGDDRQMTNLMMRMGGKSVFQSNALAYTYAPHKFKKFLIQQLRWGRSAFRGMLFASKFFTKKNTSQKLVFYTTMFVNFISPISLLANTVVLAILGQFEFIAVYLLGLLLLSFLFALNDKLLVDYFSIKDIGYRILFFALSVAITFVYLYSWVTPWKGKVWGTR; from the coding sequence TTGTATAAGTTTAACAAGAAAGCCATTCTGGGCTACGTAATCCTTTACTTGACGCTAGTTATTTTGACTTTCATGTACATCAGCCGTGTAAGCGTGTACGAGTGGAATTGGCTGTACTCCATTCTGCTTATATATGGCGTAGTTGTGACGCCATTTTTGATATTCCGTTTCGCCGTAACTTATTCTTACAAACCTGTACCCGACCTTGGCTATAGACCAAAAATCAGCGTAATAGTCCCCGTATACAACGAGGAAAGCGGCATTGCATCTACCATCGACTCAATATTAGATTCAGATTACCCCAAAGACAAACTGGAATTAGTCGTCATCGACGACAAAAGCAAAGACAAATCCTTAGAAGTCATCAACAAAAAACGTGCCCAACGCAACTTCATTTTGGTGGCACACGAAAAAAACCTTGGTAAACGCCACGCCATGGCAACAGGCATCAAAAAATGCACCGGTGACGTCTTAGTCTGTATCGACAGCGACACCATCGTCAAACCCGATGCCATAAAAATGCTTGTGCAACCGTTTACCGACCCTCAAGTTTACTGCGTCTGCGGCAACGGTGTTGTCGCAAACGAATCTGACCCTAAAATCAACAATACGCTAACGCGTCTGCAAAAAGTCTGGTATGCTGACTCATTTAGAATCCGCAAAGGTGTCGAAAGCATATTTGGCATCGTAATCTGCTGCTCTGGCGTGCTTTCCGCTTACCGCAAAGAGAAATTCCAACAAGTCGTCGACGAATGGCTAAACGAGAAATTCCTTGGCCACGACGTAGTCTCCGGCGATGACCGCCAAATGACCAATCTGATGATGCGCATGGGCGGCAAATCAGTGTTCCAATCAAACGCATTAGCCTACACCTATGCGCCGCATAAATTCAAAAAATTCTTAATTCAGCAACTTCGCTGGGGCAGAAGCGCCTTCCGTGGCATGCTTTTTGCATCCAAATTCTTCACTAAGAAAAACACATCGCAGAAACTGGTATTCTACACAACGATGTTTGTGAATTTCATTTCACCAATTTCACTTTTGGCTAACACGGTCGTATTAGCTATACTGGGTCAATTCGAGTTCATCGCGGTTTACCTGCTGGGTCTTTTGTTGCTATCGTTCCTTTTTGCTTTAAACGACAAGTTGCTGGTTGATTACTTCTCAATCAAAGACATAGGCTATCGTATTCTCTTCTTCGCGTTATCGGTTGCTATCACCTTTGTTTATTTGTATTCGTGGGTTACGCCCTGGAAAGGTAAAGTCTGGGGAACCCGTTAA
- a CDS encoding polysaccharide deacetylase family protein, producing the protein MSSKLAVNRKILTAVVLAALVTASLIFYDLQLPPGINQALPTPQTYYYKLNVPQDGQRVVCIVFDDGWKNQYTNALPILDQYGFKATFAVITGYADKYKGYMDWNEIITLAKQGHDIESHTVNHPVLTKLDADQINYQLKQSQQDLLKYGINAQLFVYPEGEGAGNATVENIVKQYYMVGRGVNPGDLNMSQTFDKYALPSYTMSNTTTLEDFKSYVENAHNSTVVTLYYHKISDEKVSTAASVDNFAAEMQYLHDNGFTVKTMKELFTTTTL; encoded by the coding sequence ATGTCAAGTAAACTTGCTGTAAACCGAAAAATCTTGACGGCAGTTGTACTAGCCGCCCTCGTCACGGCTAGCCTCATCTTTTATGATTTGCAACTGCCACCAGGCATCAATCAGGCGTTACCTACGCCCCAAACCTACTACTACAAACTCAACGTCCCACAAGATGGGCAAAGAGTTGTTTGCATAGTGTTTGATGATGGCTGGAAAAATCAATACACCAATGCGCTACCAATACTGGATCAATACGGTTTCAAAGCCACTTTCGCAGTAATAACGGGCTATGCAGACAAATACAAAGGATACATGGATTGGAACGAAATCATCACTTTAGCCAAACAAGGACACGACATTGAAAGCCACACCGTAAATCACCCCGTTCTAACCAAGCTGGATGCAGACCAAATCAACTATCAACTTAAACAAAGCCAACAGGACCTTCTCAAATACGGAATAAACGCACAACTCTTCGTGTATCCTGAAGGAGAAGGCGCAGGAAACGCAACCGTAGAAAACATAGTTAAGCAATATTACATGGTGGGACGCGGCGTCAACCCTGGCGACCTGAACATGTCACAAACTTTTGACAAATACGCCTTACCTTCCTACACAATGTCAAATACGACTACCCTTGAGGACTTCAAAAGCTACGTGGAAAACGCCCACAACTCAACCGTCGTTACCCTATATTACCACAAAATAAGTGACGAAAAAGTCTCAACCGCAGCCAGCGTCGATAACTTCGCCGCTGAAATGCAGTACCTCCACGACAACGGCTTCACCGTGAAAACCATGAAGGAACTCTTCACCACAACAACACTATAG
- a CDS encoding helix-turn-helix domain-containing protein, translated as MRRLILEVPQKELSKAGIELPPLKKIKSLDLLYFLRQDREEFAVVSRVEFTEPPKKVEDFLTGGFLVEAQVLEQQKNGAYIVFTRSGPITSTVLNLLDVEAGYLFPPLGISDGKVKVSFLGNEQQIKDLLEKLDALGIHYRVTLLGDANFSPTSPLNLLTEKQREILLEAYRLGYYDIPRKITSQELANRLGLVDSTVVEHMRKAEQRLITQLLEQHTH; from the coding sequence ATGCGACGCTTAATCCTTGAAGTCCCACAAAAAGAACTTTCCAAAGCAGGCATCGAACTACCCCCCCTAAAAAAAATAAAATCCCTCGACCTCCTCTACTTCCTAAGACAAGACCGAGAAGAATTCGCCGTCGTATCCCGCGTCGAATTCACAGAGCCCCCAAAAAAAGTCGAAGACTTCCTAACAGGAGGCTTTCTAGTCGAAGCCCAAGTGCTCGAACAACAAAAAAACGGAGCCTACATAGTCTTTACACGTAGCGGACCTATCACCTCCACCGTTCTAAACCTGTTAGATGTAGAAGCAGGCTACTTGTTTCCGCCGCTGGGCATAAGCGACGGCAAAGTTAAGGTGTCATTTTTGGGGAACGAACAACAAATCAAGGATTTATTGGAAAAACTCGACGCCCTCGGCATCCATTACCGCGTCACCTTGCTAGGAGATGCCAATTTCTCGCCCACCTCCCCGCTTAACCTGCTAACCGAAAAACAACGCGAAATACTCCTCGAAGCCTACCGACTCGGCTACTATGATATCCCCAGAAAAATCACAAGCCAAGAACTAGCCAACCGCCTTGGTCTTGTAGATTCCACGGTGGTTGAGCATATGCGAAAAGCCGAACAACGCCTCATCACACAGCTACTAGAACAACACACCCATTAA
- a CDS encoding MFS transporter translates to MEYKWIALSNTTIGVLMASIDTSIVLIALPAIFRGINIDPFGSFQYLLWIMFGYSIVTATLLVTFGRLSDIYGRVKLYNLGFLIFTIGSILLFLTPSTGDAGAIELIVFRIIQGVGAAFLFSNSGAIITDAFPENERGKALGINQLAFLVGSLIGLVLGGVLAVFDWRLVFLVSVPVGIIGTAWSYWKLKEQHVVQRKKQKIDLWGNLSFGGGLTLLLLAITYGLTPYGDSPMGWGNPLVIASFAAGAALLIAFPFIEQKVQDPMFRIDLFKNRNFAAGNAATFLSSMARGGVMIMLIVLLQGIWLPLQGYSFEDAPFWAGIFMIPMTIGVALTGPVSGWLSDKHGARTLATAGMVITGVSFLAFVFMPANFAYLPFAIILFIMGIGNGIFMSPNMASVMNSCPAEHRGAASGMRSTLQNCGQTISQAVFFSIIIISLNATLPGALSSAVAAAGASSELAAAFSQVPAAGALFAAFLGYNPIGTLLQAMGPIAANIPQSTLATLTGTTFFPTTIADPFMHALTLAFIIGAILCFLAGIFSAVWGKNPKTASKPKTTAPSTKA, encoded by the coding sequence ATGGAATACAAATGGATAGCCCTATCAAACACAACCATAGGGGTCCTGATGGCTTCTATCGACACCTCAATTGTCCTAATAGCCTTACCCGCAATTTTTAGGGGCATAAACATTGACCCCTTCGGCTCATTCCAGTACCTGCTGTGGATAATGTTCGGCTACAGCATAGTAACCGCTACTTTGCTAGTGACATTTGGACGTTTATCCGACATCTACGGCAGAGTAAAACTCTACAACTTAGGCTTCCTCATATTCACCATAGGTTCAATTCTGCTATTTTTAACGCCAAGCACAGGAGACGCAGGAGCTATAGAATTAATAGTCTTCCGTATCATCCAAGGTGTTGGTGCAGCGTTTCTTTTCTCAAACAGTGGTGCAATCATCACCGATGCTTTCCCAGAAAATGAACGCGGAAAAGCGCTAGGCATCAACCAGCTGGCGTTTCTTGTCGGTTCATTAATTGGGTTAGTTTTGGGCGGTGTCTTAGCAGTTTTTGACTGGCGGCTGGTCTTCTTAGTGAGTGTCCCCGTCGGCATCATCGGCACTGCGTGGTCATATTGGAAACTCAAAGAACAACATGTTGTCCAACGCAAGAAACAAAAAATTGACCTCTGGGGCAACTTATCCTTCGGCGGCGGCTTAACACTACTCTTACTCGCCATAACCTACGGTTTAACACCCTACGGTGACTCTCCAATGGGCTGGGGAAACCCCCTAGTCATCGCATCGTTTGCAGCTGGGGCAGCTCTGCTCATAGCTTTCCCCTTCATTGAACAGAAAGTCCAAGACCCCATGTTTAGGATAGACCTCTTCAAAAACCGTAACTTCGCCGCTGGAAACGCAGCAACCTTCCTAAGCTCCATGGCTCGGGGCGGAGTAATGATAATGCTAATCGTCCTATTGCAGGGGATTTGGCTTCCACTACAAGGCTACAGCTTCGAGGATGCCCCATTCTGGGCTGGCATTTTCATGATTCCCATGACCATCGGCGTCGCCCTCACGGGTCCTGTGAGCGGCTGGTTATCTGATAAGCATGGCGCAAGAACTCTAGCAACCGCCGGTATGGTAATCACGGGAGTTTCTTTTCTTGCGTTTGTCTTTATGCCCGCGAACTTCGCGTATCTGCCCTTTGCTATAATCCTCTTCATAATGGGTATCGGTAACGGCATATTTATGTCGCCAAACATGGCGTCCGTCATGAACTCTTGCCCAGCGGAGCATCGAGGCGCCGCTTCCGGTATGCGGTCTACCCTGCAGAACTGCGGTCAAACCATCAGTCAAGCCGTATTCTTTAGCATAATCATCATATCTCTAAACGCTACCCTGCCGGGGGCGCTTTCAAGTGCCGTTGCAGCCGCAGGCGCTTCTTCAGAACTTGCCGCCGCATTCAGCCAAGTCCCCGCTGCAGGAGCCCTCTTTGCGGCTTTCCTTGGCTACAACCCCATCGGCACCCTACTACAAGCAATGGGTCCCATCGCCGCCAACATACCTCAATCAACTCTGGCTACCTTGACAGGAACAACATTCTTCCCCACAACCATCGCAGACCCCTTTATGCACGCATTAACCTTAGCTTTCATCATCGGTGCAATTCTTTGCTTCCTCGCAGGCATATTCTCAGCTGTCTGGGGCAAAAACCCAAAAACCGCATCAAAACCAAAAACAACGGCGCCTTCAACTAAGGCTTAA
- a CDS encoding MMPL family transporter, producing MTHGKVNIFGKLGNVITKRKYAIIAIWIILLAIILPVVLTATGVSSLQMNESTATDLESAKASDIITAQFSKAVANDSLVIVIATNNASSMSTQRFIEELTDEINSTSTMSGVENITNVYSIMVPALNGTNEGVYIAYKNANLTYNLLYSVPAIYSKVWTAAYNEAIKSVTSGLQQTNQGVYQAYDNANLTYNMIYGVPVMYTMVWGTAYNQTHDMLVSGLTQANQGVYLTLENANLTANMLYGTPAMYLQFWGQNYAVTSDVQQANDFAYQQTAAVLQAADSEAFVQYTGPLLAAFNATWAQSFLDPSTASWTPEQRAVFASDQTNQLYINTVLAGNATQQAFVTGLTSALTFQDYLAGNQTYNNQVLTGFAIQTVVTASAGQSSTEFVTAAFNLGPNPSAEALSTLANTIIGSPDTYNMGTNFISTFNEVAYNQTSAMLYAADPTSYAQYTAPLLVAYNATWSNSFLNPATATLTPMERANVATTQTIQLYLNSITDATTKSFATALTNALTFQDFLTNTQDQNNAELRTFAINYVAQSGSVSATFVGAAFDLGRSANYSEFADLADNIVWNSDAYHMGDNFIDTFNDVCYDQAKTILKDADEESFNNYTSHLLSLFDSAWTSSFKGSTQYLSANARAQYAIEKALPQFIDQYFSDNKDFVDAVADTFTFQDFIDAKSSVTNLKAQNLAIEYVANESGLSPELVKGTFNLGENASISSVKALASNLIWNPEAYNLGQQFTELLESFVSPDNEVTLISITFDHSGSENLLALRQIIADKLAQNPNGDVQAAKVTGNDALDHDFMQSTQDDLDLILPITVILLVVATALFFRSIVTPIITLGTIGVGIGVSQIFPYLVGTYINPVDYTVTTVLLTVLIGVGTDYSIFVIARHREERINGLPLFEAIKKSITWAGESIVTSGATVIISFLALSATSMVMLQAMGLVVGLGVIVTLLASLTFAPALTAILGDRIFWPNTGDRFQRYAKSIHEKNQRKGGYFAKSGSFSVKHGKAIIVIAILITVPALYVYSSTVPTYDLIGSASDSLESISASRTLTDSFGGGRLMPSYVVVTFSEPILYEDGTFNLGEMATLQDISSSIVSHSGVQEVTGPTMPFGDIVDYQTITNDTDATTYSSIIGAIGADNQSALITVRFQADPYSTEAMEYAKDIRASLHTNYDDATNLTGLYLGGTTGGILDTRNLFENQFNAILPIVAIGVGIVLFIVLGSLILPLFAIVSVLMSIVWTLAVTILVFNAAFSYGLLFMTPLILFVLLLGLGMDYNIFILTRIREEAAKGQNLKDAIVHAIQQTGGIITAAAIILAGSLGALMLSSNMMLREMGFAFAFSILIDALVVRTYLVPAVMATFGKWNWYNPIKRLRRTSDFNEVSSPQQTQQASTEKTE from the coding sequence ATGACCCATGGAAAAGTTAACATCTTTGGAAAACTTGGCAACGTCATCACTAAACGCAAATACGCCATAATCGCTATCTGGATAATCCTTCTAGCCATTATTCTGCCCGTGGTTTTAACCGCGACAGGCGTAAGCTCGTTACAGATGAACGAATCAACTGCAACGGATTTAGAATCAGCCAAAGCCAGCGACATCATAACCGCCCAATTCTCAAAAGCAGTGGCGAATGATTCGCTTGTAATTGTAATCGCCACCAATAATGCTTCGTCAATGAGCACGCAGCGATTTATTGAGGAACTAACTGATGAAATTAACTCCACCAGCACCATGTCTGGCGTAGAAAACATCACCAACGTCTACTCAATTATGGTTCCCGCCCTAAACGGAACCAACGAAGGCGTCTACATCGCTTATAAAAACGCCAACTTAACCTACAACCTTCTCTACAGCGTCCCAGCAATTTATAGCAAGGTATGGACCGCTGCTTATAATGAAGCCATTAAAAGCGTAACCTCAGGGCTTCAACAAACCAACCAAGGCGTTTACCAAGCCTACGACAACGCCAACCTCACCTACAACATGATTTATGGCGTACCCGTAATGTACACAATGGTTTGGGGAACCGCCTACAACCAAACCCACGACATGCTTGTCAGTGGGTTAACTCAAGCTAACCAAGGCGTTTATCTGACTCTGGAAAACGCCAACTTAACTGCGAACATGCTCTATGGTACACCCGCCATGTACCTTCAGTTTTGGGGTCAAAACTACGCAGTAACCTCCGATGTGCAGCAGGCAAACGATTTTGCCTACCAACAAACTGCAGCTGTCCTTCAGGCCGCGGACTCCGAAGCCTTCGTCCAGTACACTGGACCCCTGCTGGCTGCGTTTAACGCGACTTGGGCACAAAGCTTCCTTGACCCCTCAACCGCGTCATGGACTCCTGAGCAGCGTGCAGTCTTTGCATCAGACCAAACAAATCAACTCTACATTAACACTGTTTTAGCGGGTAATGCAACACAGCAAGCTTTCGTCACTGGCTTAACCAGCGCTTTAACTTTCCAAGATTACCTTGCGGGCAACCAAACCTACAATAACCAGGTGCTAACTGGCTTCGCAATCCAAACCGTAGTGACCGCTTCTGCTGGGCAATCTTCAACGGAATTTGTCACGGCAGCCTTCAACTTGGGTCCAAACCCCAGCGCCGAAGCCCTAAGCACATTAGCTAACACTATCATTGGCAGCCCAGACACCTACAATATGGGTACGAACTTTATTTCTACCTTCAATGAGGTTGCATATAACCAAACCTCCGCCATGCTCTATGCCGCTGACCCCACATCCTACGCCCAATACACCGCTCCCCTTCTTGTAGCATACAATGCCACATGGTCAAACAGTTTCCTTAACCCCGCGACAGCAACCCTGACACCGATGGAACGCGCCAACGTCGCCACAACTCAAACAATCCAACTCTACTTGAACTCCATAACTGACGCGACCACCAAAAGCTTCGCTACCGCCCTAACCAACGCCTTAACTTTCCAAGACTTCCTGACCAACACCCAAGACCAAAACAACGCCGAACTCAGAACCTTCGCTATTAACTACGTTGCACAGTCTGGCTCTGTTTCTGCAACCTTTGTCGGTGCAGCCTTTGATTTAGGCAGAAGCGCCAACTACAGTGAATTCGCAGATTTGGCAGATAACATCGTATGGAACAGCGATGCATACCATATGGGCGATAACTTCATCGACACCTTCAATGATGTCTGCTATGACCAAGCAAAAACCATCCTCAAAGACGCCGACGAAGAGTCTTTCAACAATTACACTTCACATTTGCTTAGCCTCTTTGATTCTGCTTGGACGAGTAGCTTTAAGGGTTCAACCCAATACCTCAGCGCTAACGCCCGCGCCCAATACGCCATAGAAAAAGCCTTGCCCCAGTTCATTGACCAATACTTCAGTGATAACAAAGACTTCGTAGATGCAGTTGCAGACACATTTACTTTCCAAGATTTCATTGACGCAAAAAGCTCAGTTACAAACCTCAAAGCCCAGAACCTCGCAATCGAGTATGTCGCTAACGAGTCTGGTTTATCCCCCGAACTCGTCAAAGGTACCTTTAACCTTGGCGAAAACGCTTCAATATCCTCGGTTAAAGCTTTAGCTTCAAACCTGATTTGGAACCCCGAAGCCTACAACTTGGGTCAGCAATTCACTGAGTTGTTAGAGTCATTTGTTTCACCTGACAATGAAGTCACTTTGATTTCCATAACATTTGATCACTCTGGTAGCGAAAATCTTCTTGCACTACGACAAATAATCGCTGACAAACTAGCTCAAAACCCCAATGGCGACGTTCAAGCAGCAAAGGTAACTGGCAACGACGCATTAGACCATGACTTTATGCAATCCACCCAAGACGACTTAGACCTCATCCTTCCCATAACCGTCATTTTGCTCGTCGTCGCGACTGCGTTGTTCTTCCGATCTATTGTCACTCCAATCATTACTTTGGGCACTATCGGAGTGGGCATTGGTGTCTCCCAAATCTTCCCCTACCTCGTGGGCACCTACATCAACCCCGTTGACTACACCGTTACTACCGTCCTCTTAACCGTACTTATCGGAGTCGGTACTGACTACAGTATATTCGTCATAGCCCGACATCGAGAAGAACGCATAAACGGCTTGCCCCTCTTTGAGGCCATCAAAAAATCCATCACTTGGGCAGGCGAAAGCATCGTCACCAGCGGCGCCACCGTCATCATCTCCTTCCTTGCCCTATCTGCAACATCCATGGTTATGCTACAGGCCATGGGTTTAGTTGTCGGTCTAGGTGTTATCGTAACCCTACTTGCATCTCTTACCTTCGCGCCCGCCCTCACCGCCATACTGGGCGACCGCATATTCTGGCCCAACACGGGTGACCGCTTCCAACGTTACGCTAAAAGCATCCACGAGAAGAACCAACGCAAAGGCGGCTACTTCGCTAAAAGCGGCTCTTTCTCTGTCAAACACGGTAAAGCAATCATCGTAATAGCCATCCTCATCACTGTGCCTGCCCTATACGTTTACTCCTCGACCGTTCCAACCTATGACCTTATTGGAAGCGCCTCGGACAGTTTAGAATCCATCTCCGCGTCCCGAACACTAACGGACTCGTTTGGCGGCGGCAGACTCATGCCCAGCTATGTCGTAGTCACCTTCTCGGAGCCGATTCTATATGAAGATGGCACGTTTAACTTGGGGGAGATGGCTACGTTGCAGGATATATCTTCCTCTATCGTCAGCCATAGCGGTGTGCAGGAAGTCACAGGACCCACTATGCCCTTTGGAGACATCGTAGATTACCAAACCATCACCAACGACACCGACGCGACCACCTACAGCAGCATAATTGGCGCAATCGGAGCAGACAATCAATCTGCCCTAATAACTGTCCGGTTCCAAGCTGACCCCTACTCAACCGAAGCCATGGAATACGCCAAAGACATACGCGCAAGCCTACATACCAATTACGATGACGCAACAAACTTAACTGGGCTCTATTTAGGCGGAACAACAGGCGGCATCCTTGATACACGAAACCTATTCGAGAACCAATTCAACGCAATCCTGCCCATCGTCGCCATAGGAGTAGGTATCGTACTCTTTATTGTGCTGGGTTCGCTAATCTTACCGTTATTTGCTATAGTTTCGGTTTTGATGAGTATCGTGTGGACACTCGCCGTTACCATATTGGTGTTCAATGCAGCGTTTAGTTACGGTTTGCTCTTTATGACTCCGCTGATCCTCTTTGTTCTACTGTTGGGCTTAGGCATGGACTACAACATCTTCATCTTAACTCGCATACGTGAAGAAGCCGCTAAAGGACAAAACCTCAAAGACGCCATTGTACATGCTATCCAACAAACCGGTGGCATCATCACTGCCGCAGCCATCATACTCGCCGGTTCATTAGGCGCGTTGATGCTGTCGAGCAACATGATGCTCCGCGAGATGGGCTTCGCATTTGCTTTTAGCATCCTTATCGATGCCTTGGTGGTGCGCACCTATCTGGTGCCTGCTGTGATGGCGACTTTTGGCAAGTGGAACTGGTACAACCCCATCAAACGCCTCCGCAGAACCAGTGACTTCAACGAGGTATCATCGCCACAGCAGACCCAACAAGCATCCACCGAAAAAACCGAATAA
- a CDS encoding right-handed parallel beta-helix repeat-containing protein, with amino-acid sequence MALSFLALAFTNQPTNAQVTASVGMSTITIQTNGDVTPTSALIQRVGSTYILTENISGYNVLIQCSNIVLDGAGFGLQCTDCSGIGVLMEAVANVTVQNLIVEGFDVGVCVINSSDCTVQSSRLVNNGAGLSLTTTSGSTIQQTDILQSRGNGIQIQTCSGTIIFQNTLTQNSICAISVANSSGTKIVENTISSNARTAIDINMGSSDSIVFRNTIAENNIGLILTNSTQNIILGNTIQHNTAFGIKLQENQANNLVYSNNFIDNSALYGFQVSMPWPNNPVQWDNGKAGNYWSDYQARYPNATQTSSAVGDTAYFINENNMDHHPLWQPVTDPQYPNNDLAFLGINAESEASAFPIEFVLVGVFVAALLVVFVIWFKKVK; translated from the coding sequence TTGGCACTATCATTCTTAGCGTTAGCTTTCACCAACCAACCAACAAACGCCCAAGTCACTGCGTCCGTTGGCATGTCTACCATAACCATCCAAACCAACGGTGACGTAACCCCAACCTCTGCCCTCATCCAGCGCGTCGGCTCAACCTACATTTTAACAGAAAACATCAGCGGTTACAACGTTCTCATACAATGCTCCAATATTGTGCTTGATGGCGCAGGGTTTGGTTTGCAATGTACAGATTGCAGCGGGATCGGCGTTTTGATGGAGGCTGTAGCTAACGTTACTGTACAGAACTTAATCGTTGAAGGGTTTGATGTAGGCGTTTGCGTGATTAACTCTAGCGACTGCACCGTTCAAAGCAGCCGTTTAGTAAATAATGGCGCCGGTCTCTCCCTTACCACAACATCAGGCAGCACCATACAACAGACTGATATTTTGCAGAGTCGAGGCAACGGCATTCAAATACAAACATGCAGTGGCACCATCATATTCCAAAATACCCTAACCCAAAACAGTATTTGCGCAATATCAGTTGCCAATTCATCTGGAACCAAAATCGTTGAAAACACAATTTCTTCAAACGCTCGAACAGCCATAGACATCAACATGGGCTCAAGTGACTCCATTGTTTTCCGAAACACCATCGCAGAAAACAACATCGGGCTCATCCTCACAAACTCCACCCAAAACATAATCCTTGGAAACACCATCCAACACAACACCGCATTCGGCATCAAACTACAAGAAAACCAAGCCAACAACCTCGTATACAGCAACAACTTCATCGACAACAGTGCCCTGTATGGCTTTCAGGTCTCTATGCCTTGGCCTAACAACCCCGTCCAGTGGGATAATGGCAAAGCAGGCAACTACTGGAGTGACTACCAAGCCCGCTACCCCAACGCTACCCAAACCAGCAGCGCCGTAGGCGACACAGCTTACTTCATTAACGAAAACAACATGGACCACCACCCCTTATGGCAACCTGTAACCGACCCCCAATACCCTAACAATGACCTCGCCTTTTTAGGCATCAATGCCGAATCCGAGGCTTCTGCTTTTCCGATAGAGTTTGTTTTGGTCGGGGTTTTTGTGGCTGCTTTGCTTGTGGTGTTTGTGATATGGTTTAAGAAAGTCAAATAA
- a CDS encoding 4Fe-4S dicluster domain-containing protein — protein MPRAYIDPEKCIHCPKCHSARVCPIKAIFKLSDDEPSVVDMATCHGCGDCVDVCPAKAVVLKEG, from the coding sequence ATGCCTCGCGCCTACATTGACCCCGAAAAGTGCATCCACTGCCCCAAATGTCACTCCGCACGTGTCTGCCCCATCAAAGCAATTTTTAAGCTCAGCGATGATGAACCCTCAGTCGTGGACATGGCGACCTGTCATGGTTGTGGCGACTGCGTGGATGTCTGCCCTGCCAAGGCAGTGGTACTTAAAGAAGGTTAA
- a CDS encoding ParB N-terminal domain-containing protein — translation MSLHLNPEYDKLLPRMTEEEFTALKVSIEQEGQHYPIIVNEDLEVLDGHHRFRACTALGIEPDFEVRKFDDKLLEKKFVIEANLRRRHLNNFQLVELAVPLLEIEKALAKKRQSAGGKNGRNIQLGLAPIDAEPAESEFAPVFKAKAAEVVAKKAGVSTRTFERGKKIIETASEDDKEKLREGKVSISKVYQEIVNAQKPPQPPALDPPAEPSPRDLQNQADLSAVLEKLKKGDLYCPSCSNQMLECSKCHKTLTKLLKPESPPPDSSKL, via the coding sequence ATGAGCCTGCACTTAAACCCCGAATACGACAAACTGCTTCCCCGCATGACCGAAGAAGAATTCACAGCCCTAAAGGTCTCCATCGAGCAGGAAGGACAACATTACCCCATAATCGTCAACGAAGACCTCGAAGTCCTCGACGGGCACCACCGCTTCCGAGCTTGCACCGCATTAGGCATTGAGCCTGACTTTGAAGTCCGCAAATTCGACGATAAACTGCTCGAAAAAAAATTCGTCATCGAAGCTAACTTGCGGCGGCGGCATCTCAACAACTTTCAGCTTGTAGAACTCGCGGTGCCGCTGTTGGAGATTGAGAAGGCGCTGGCGAAAAAACGTCAGTCCGCAGGGGGCAAAAATGGCAGAAACATTCAGCTGGGGTTAGCGCCAATTGACGCTGAGCCCGCTGAGTCTGAGTTTGCGCCTGTGTTCAAAGCTAAAGCCGCTGAAGTCGTAGCCAAAAAAGCAGGCGTCTCCACCCGAACTTTTGAACGCGGCAAAAAAATCATCGAAACCGCCAGCGAAGACGACAAAGAAAAACTCCGCGAAGGCAAAGTCAGCATCTCAAAAGTCTACCAAGAAATCGTCAACGCACAAAAACCACCCCAACCACCAGCCCTAGACCCCCCCGCAGAACCTTCGCCGCGTGATCTCCAAAACCAAGCCGACTTATCCGCAGTTTTAGAGAAGCTCAAAAAAGGCGACCTATACTGTCCCTCATGTAGCAATCAGATGCTGGAATGCAGCAAATGCCACAAAACCCTAACCAAACTCCTCAAACCCGAATCTCCACCACCCGATTCAAGTAAACTATAA